Within Acidobacteriota bacterium, the genomic segment CTGGTGCTCGAGGGGATCGTCTGCCAGACGCTGCTGCCGCGGGCCGACGGGAAGGGGCGCGCGCTCGCGATGGAGATCATGGTGCCGACCCCCGCCATCCGGAACCTGATCCGCGACGACAAGATTCATCAGATCTACTCGTCGATGCAGACCGGGCAGGACAAGGCGGGCATGCAGACGATGAACCAGTCGCTGGCGACGCTGTGTCACCGCCGGATGATCTCGCTCGACGCGGCGCTGAGCGCGTCGTCGATGAAGGAAGAGCTCCAGGAAATGATCGCCCGCGGCGCCGGCGTGGTGCAGGGCGCGGGCGCGGGACGGGCCATGCCGCCGCGGCCGATGCCGCAACGCTAGAGGGGTTATGCCGACATTTGCCTTTACGGGCCGGACGCGGGCGGGGGAGACGATCACCGGCGAGCGGACCGCCGACACCATGGACGCGGCGGTCGCCGCGCTGCGCCGCGAGCAGATCATGGTGACGAAGATCGACGCCGCGAAAGGGAAGGCCGCGTCGCCGGCCGCCGAGAAGAAGGGCGGGGGCTCCCTCAACAAGGGGGTCGCCGCCAAGAGCCTCGCGATCTTCACGCGCCAGTTCTCCGTCATGATCGACGCCGGGCTGCCGCTCGTGCAGTGCCTCGAGATCCTCGGCAAGCAGGAGCCCGACAAGAACTTCTCGGCCGTCATCCTCGCGACGCGCGAGGCGGTGGAGGGGGGCGCCTCCCTCGCCGACGCGATGAAGAAGTACCCGAAGACGTTCGACCCGCTGTTCACCAACATGATCGCGGCGGGCGAGGCGGGCGGCATCCTCGACACCATCCTGAAGCGCCTCGCGGTGTTCATCGAGAAGAACGTCAAGCTGAAGGGCGAAGTGAAGTCCGCGATGACCTATCCCATCGCGATCCTGATCATCGCCGCGCTGGTCGTCGCCGCGATTCTCTGGAAGGTCATCCCGACGTTTGCCGCGATGTTCGAAGGGCTCGGCGCGGAGCTGCCGATGCCGACGCGGGTGGTCATCGCGGCCTCGAACGGGATCGTGGCCTACGGCTGGCTCATCGTGCTCGTGCTCGCCGGCCTCGGCTACGCGATCCGGCAGTACTACGGGACGGAGGCCGGGCGGCACACGATCGACGCGATCCTGCTGAAGACGCCCGTGCTGGGCGACATCCTGCGGAAGGTCGCGGTGGCGCGGTTCTGCCGCACCCTGTCGACGCTGCTCAGTTCGGGCGTGCCGATCCTCGACGGCCTGGACATCACGGCCAGGACGTCGGGCAACGCCATCATCGAGGACGCGATCCAGGTCACGCGGACCAGCATCGAGCGCGGCGAGACGATTGCCCAGCCGCTGAAGGACACCAGGGTGTTCCCGTCGATGGTGGTGCAGATGATCAGCGTCGGCGAGACGACGGGGGCGCTCGACACGATGCTGGCCAAGATCGCGGACTTCTACGAGGAGGAAGTGGACAGCGCGGTGGCGGGGCTCCTGACGCTGCTCGAGCCGATCATGATGGCGGTCCTCGGCGGCGTCGTGGGCGGCATCGTCATCGCGATGTACATGCCGATCTTCTCGATGATCAGCAAGCTGACGTAGGAACCATGGCGACAGGACTCCGGCGCACGCTGCTCTGGGTGATCACGGCGCGGGCCGCGCTGATCACGATCGTGCTCGGGTCAGCGATCCTGGTGCAGGTGAAGGCGCCGGGGTCGGTCGCCGTCGATCCGTTCTTCGCGCTCATCGGCCTCACCTACGCCCTGACGGTCGTCTACGCCGTGACGCTCGCGCAGGCGGAGCGGCACGCGTGGCTCGTGGACCTGCAGTTTGCGGTCGACGCGTTCGTCATCTCGTCCATCGTCCACCTGACGGGCGGCATCACGAGCTACTTCTCGTCGCTCTACGTGCTGCCGGTCATCGCCGCGAGCGCGACGCAGTACATCCGCGGCGGGATCACGGTGGCGGTGTTCAGCGCGCTGATGTTCGGGGGGCTCGTCGTGTCGCAGTACGCGAGCCCGTTCGGCCCGATCGTGCCCTGGTCGGTGGACCCGGAGGCGATCCTGCCGCCGCTGCGCCTGGCGCTGTTCACGCTCGGGTTGAACATGTTCGGGTTCTTCGCGGTCGCGATCCTCGGCGGCTACCTGGCCGAGTCCGCGCGCCGCGCCGACGTGCGCCTCAAGCAGGCGTCCACCCGGATCGCCGACCTGGAGGCGTTCAACGCGCACGTCATCGAAAGCCTGACGAGCGGCCTGCTCACGATGGACGCGCGCGGCCGGGTCATGTCGTTCAACCGCGCGGCGGAGCTGATCAGCCGCATCGCGGCGGCCGACGCCATCGGCGCCGACGCGGGAGAGCTGCTGCAGATGCCGGCGGAGTGGCGCGCGGCGCTCGCGCGCGGCCTGGACGAGGGGCGCCTCCTGCGCGCCGAGTACGGGTTCGAGACGCGCGACGGCCGCCATATCGAGGTCGGCGCGAGCATGGCCGTGCTCGTCGGGCCCGGGGGCCCGGCAGGCTACCTGTTCACGTTCCAGGACGTGACGGACATGAAGAAGCGCGAGCGCGAGGCCCGCGTCCAGCAGCGGCTGGCCGCGGTGGGGGAGATGGCCGCCGGCATCGCGCACGAGATCCGCAACCCGCTCGCGTCGATGTCCGGCTCGATCCAGGTGCTGCGCGACGAGCTGACGCTCTCGGCCGAGCAGGAGCAGCTCATGGACATCGTGCTGCGCGAGTCGGAGCGCCTGAACGACACGATCAAGAACTTCCTCGCCTACGCGCGGCCGCAGCGCACCACGCTGCAGCGGATCGACCTGCGGACGCTCGTCGACGAGACGGCGGTCCTGCTCCGGAACTCGTCGGAACACCGCGAGCAGCACCGCATCGTCGTCGACGTGCCGCCCGAGGAGGTGCCGTTCCTCGGCGACGAGTCGCAGCTGCGGCAGGTGGTGTGGAACCTGGCGACCAACGGCCTGCGCGCGATGCCGCATGGCGGTACGCTCACCCTCTCGGTCGCCTCCGATCCGCACGACGCGGCGCACGTGCCGATGGCGGTCCTGCGGGTCCGCGACGAAGGCATCGGGATCCCGCCGGAGGAGATCGACCGCGTCTTCCAGCCGTTCCGCGGCGCGTTCGCCCGCGGCAGCGGGCTCGGCCTCTCCATCGTCCACCGCATCGTCACCGACTACGCCGGCCGGATCGACGTGGCCTCCGCCCCGGGCGCCGGGACGAGGGTCGAAGTGCGGCTGCCGGGGAGGGGGGTGGAGGTGGTGAATGTGTAGGGGGGGTGGCCACCGGCCACTGATATGACGATCGTCCTGGACGCCGATGCCCCCGTGACCGCGCCGCCGACGGCGCGCATTCTCGTCGTGGACGACGAACGGTCCATGCGCGAGCTGCTGGCGATCGTCCTCAGACGCGAGGGGCACGACGTGCTGCTGGCGGAGAACGGCCGCACGGCGATCGACATGCTCGAGAAGGAGTCGGTGGAGCTGCTGATCTCGGACGTGAAGATGCCCGACCTCAGCGGCGTGCAGGTGCTCGCGGCCGCGCAGCGCGCGAACCCGGACATCATCGGGATCATGATCACGGCCTTCGCGACGACCGAGACGGCCGTCGAGGCGCTGCGGCTCGGCGCGTACGACTACGTGAGCAAGCCCTTCAACGTCGACGAGCTGAAGCTGAAGGTGCGCAAGGCGCTCGAGCGCCGGCGGCTGCAGCAGGAAAACGTGCTGTTGAAGCGCGCCCTGCAGGAGACGCATCAGTTCTCGAACATCATCGGCCGCAGCCCGCTGATGCAGGCGGTCTTCCAGCTGATTCACACGATCGCGCCGACCAACAGCACGGTCCTCGTCACGGGGGAGTCCGGGACCGGCAAGGAGCTGGTGGCCCGCGCCATCCACTTCAACTCGGGGCGCAGGGACCGGCCGTTCGTGGCGCTCAACTGCGGCGCGCTGCCCGAGACGCTGCTCGAGTCGGAGCTGTTCGGCCACGTGCGCGGCGCCTTCACCGGCGCCGACGCCAACAAGAAGGGGCTCATCGAGGTCGCCGAGAAAGGCACGATTTTCCTCGACGAGATCGGCGAGATGTCCCCGATGGTCCAGGTGAAGCTGCTGCGCGTCCTGCAGGAGCGGAAGTTCAGGCGCCTCGGCGGCACGGAGGAGATCGAGGCGGACATCCGGATCATCGCCGCCACCAACCGGGACCTCTCGAAGCTGGTCGCCGAGGGGAAGTTCCGCGAGGACCTGTTCTACCGGATCAACGTCATTCCCGTGCGGCTGCCACCGCTGCGCGACCGGCTGGAGGACATCCCGCTGCTGGCCGAGCACTTCCTGGCGAAGTACGCGTCGCAGATCGGACGGCCGATTTCAGGCATCTCGCCGGAGGCGCTCCGCAAGCTACAGGCCTACCCGTGGCCCGGCAACATCCGGGAGCTGGAGAACGCGGTGGAGCGGGCGGTCGCGCTCGAGACCGGCACGCTCATCAGCGCCGCGAGCCTGCCGGAGCACGTGCTGTCAGGCCTGCCGGCCGCCGTGAACGGCAACGGTGCCGAGGCGCTTCCG encodes:
- the tadA gene encoding Flp pilus assembly complex ATPase component TadA; its protein translation is TNSFTAALRAALREDPDIVLIGEMRDLETIESALRIAETGHLTFATLHTNSAAQTINRIIDVFPAHQQGQIRTQLSLVLEGIVCQTLLPRADGKGRALAMEIMVPTPAIRNLIRDDKIHQIYSSMQTGQDKAGMQTMNQSLATLCHRRMISLDAALSASSMKEELQEMIARGAGVVQGAGAGRAMPPRPMPQR
- a CDS encoding type II secretion system F family protein, giving the protein MPTFAFTGRTRAGETITGERTADTMDAAVAALRREQIMVTKIDAAKGKAASPAAEKKGGGSLNKGVAAKSLAIFTRQFSVMIDAGLPLVQCLEILGKQEPDKNFSAVILATREAVEGGASLADAMKKYPKTFDPLFTNMIAAGEAGGILDTILKRLAVFIEKNVKLKGEVKSAMTYPIAILIIAALVVAAILWKVIPTFAAMFEGLGAELPMPTRVVIAASNGIVAYGWLIVLVLAGLGYAIRQYYGTEAGRHTIDAILLKTPVLGDILRKVAVARFCRTLSTLLSSGVPILDGLDITARTSGNAIIEDAIQVTRTSIERGETIAQPLKDTRVFPSMVVQMISVGETTGALDTMLAKIADFYEEEVDSAVAGLLTLLEPIMMAVLGGVVGGIVIAMYMPIFSMISKLT
- a CDS encoding PAS domain-containing protein; its protein translation is MATGLRRTLLWVITARAALITIVLGSAILVQVKAPGSVAVDPFFALIGLTYALTVVYAVTLAQAERHAWLVDLQFAVDAFVISSIVHLTGGITSYFSSLYVLPVIAASATQYIRGGITVAVFSALMFGGLVVSQYASPFGPIVPWSVDPEAILPPLRLALFTLGLNMFGFFAVAILGGYLAESARRADVRLKQASTRIADLEAFNAHVIESLTSGLLTMDARGRVMSFNRAAELISRIAAADAIGADAGELLQMPAEWRAALARGLDEGRLLRAEYGFETRDGRHIEVGASMAVLVGPGGPAGYLFTFQDVTDMKKREREARVQQRLAAVGEMAAGIAHEIRNPLASMSGSIQVLRDELTLSAEQEQLMDIVLRESERLNDTIKNFLAYARPQRTTLQRIDLRTLVDETAVLLRNSSEHREQHRIVVDVPPEEVPFLGDESQLRQVVWNLATNGLRAMPHGGTLTLSVASDPHDAAHVPMAVLRVRDEGIGIPPEEIDRVFQPFRGAFARGSGLGLSIVHRIVTDYAGRIDVASAPGAGTRVEVRLPGRGVEVVNV
- a CDS encoding sigma-54-dependent Fis family transcriptional regulator, translating into MTIVLDADAPVTAPPTARILVVDDERSMRELLAIVLRREGHDVLLAENGRTAIDMLEKESVELLISDVKMPDLSGVQVLAAAQRANPDIIGIMITAFATTETAVEALRLGAYDYVSKPFNVDELKLKVRKALERRRLQQENVLLKRALQETHQFSNIIGRSPLMQAVFQLIHTIAPTNSTVLVTGESGTGKELVARAIHFNSGRRDRPFVALNCGALPETLLESELFGHVRGAFTGADANKKGLIEVAEKGTIFLDEIGEMSPMVQVKLLRVLQERKFRRLGGTEEIEADIRIIAATNRDLSKLVAEGKFREDLFYRINVIPVRLPPLRDRLEDIPLLAEHFLAKYASQIGRPISGISPEALRKLQAYPWPGNIRELENAVERAVALETGTLISAASLPEHVLSGLPAAVNGNGAEALPATGFDLERHVEDIEREYIAEALRRAGGVKSRAAELLGMSFRSFRYYMKKYNLG